The following are encoded in a window of Brevibacillus sp. DP1.3A genomic DNA:
- a CDS encoding GNAT family N-acetyltransferase, with amino-acid sequence MRIHLQGEKVILRDIRADDMDTIYYWKYEAEDREHLNWNGPYKPLDPYTKEEYRALPRYQESLALVGTDAPRTELMIEIDGELIGSVGRYWVSEETNWCEIGIVIYDSRYWQNGYGREAFRMWIDYLFTHMDTVRLGIGTWSGNERMIKLAAHMGMVEEARVRKARIVRGEYYDAIKMGILREEWENRK; translated from the coding sequence ATGCGTATTCATTTGCAAGGAGAAAAGGTCATTTTGCGAGATATTCGAGCAGATGATATGGATACGATCTACTATTGGAAATACGAAGCAGAAGATCGTGAACATCTCAATTGGAATGGCCCCTATAAACCTCTTGATCCGTACACAAAAGAAGAATATCGTGCTCTCCCACGCTACCAGGAGTCTCTCGCTCTCGTCGGGACAGATGCACCAAGAACCGAGCTGATGATTGAGATTGACGGCGAGTTAATAGGTAGTGTCGGTCGCTACTGGGTATCCGAGGAGACGAACTGGTGCGAAATCGGAATCGTCATTTACGACTCCCGCTACTGGCAGAATGGCTATGGCCGGGAAGCGTTTCGCATGTGGATCGACTACTTGTTCACCCACATGGATACGGTCCGTTTAGGCATTGGTACGTGGTCCGGCAACGAACGGATGATCAAGCTGGCAGCTCACATGGGAATGGTGGAAGAAGCGCGGGTACGCAAAGCAAGGATTGTTCGCGGCGAATATTACGATGCGATTAAGATGGGGATTTTGCGAGAGGAATGGGAGAATCGGAAATGA
- a CDS encoding PLP-dependent aminotransferase family protein, protein MEYMPIMDAQSKEPLYQQLYKQLSKRIASGEIPSGTKMPSIRQLMKASGVGKNTIEAAYQQLLAEGYIVSRERSGFFAAEIERWSEPVDQDEESALYSSILKKKKGEHLTCRYNFHGSVIDTKSFPYATWRSCMLEALDVYPEDFSFYGDNQGEWELREELSKYLRRARTLICRPEQIIIGTGLQQALSFLCLLLADRHRVVAIEEPGYADARIVFSHHGYEVVSIPLGEDGLSIEALEKSNATVVYTTPAHQFPYGMVMPIGQRQQLLQWAKRKNGIIIENDYDGEFRYNVHPTPSLQGMDRDGCVVYIGNFSKAFSPALRLDYMVLPRQLLGRYLEAFQAYPSPVSRHLQRSMQLFMQKGYWEKHVRKMRTVYHRKHDALLRAIQTYMPQEVRVLGQSAGLHILLEVDTSRTEKELIELARAADVRVYPSGHNWANDPTNARPRIIVGFGGVEEQDIAVGISRLAEAWFSL, encoded by the coding sequence ATGGAGTACATGCCGATTATGGATGCACAGAGCAAAGAACCTCTGTATCAGCAGCTATACAAGCAATTGAGCAAACGGATTGCATCAGGCGAGATACCGTCCGGAACCAAGATGCCGTCGATCCGTCAGTTGATGAAGGCAAGCGGAGTCGGAAAAAATACGATTGAGGCAGCCTATCAGCAACTGCTCGCAGAAGGCTACATCGTGAGCCGGGAGCGGAGCGGCTTTTTTGCTGCTGAGATCGAGAGATGGTCAGAGCCAGTGGATCAGGATGAGGAGAGTGCCTTGTACTCGTCCATCTTGAAAAAGAAAAAAGGGGAGCATCTCACCTGTCGCTACAACTTTCACGGCTCTGTCATCGATACGAAGTCGTTTCCTTACGCTACATGGCGCTCTTGCATGCTGGAAGCGCTGGATGTCTATCCGGAGGACTTTTCTTTTTACGGGGATAATCAAGGAGAGTGGGAGCTGAGAGAGGAGCTCAGTAAATATTTGCGCAGAGCACGTACGCTCATTTGTCGGCCTGAGCAAATCATCATCGGTACCGGATTACAGCAGGCTCTCAGCTTTTTATGTCTGCTCTTGGCAGATCGGCATCGTGTGGTTGCAATCGAGGAGCCTGGCTATGCAGATGCACGGATCGTCTTTTCCCATCACGGTTATGAGGTCGTGTCAATCCCGCTTGGGGAAGATGGGCTGTCCATAGAAGCCTTGGAGAAAAGCAACGCAACGGTCGTGTACACGACGCCTGCCCATCAATTTCCGTATGGGATGGTCATGCCAATCGGTCAGCGTCAACAATTGCTGCAATGGGCAAAGAGAAAGAACGGAATCATCATCGAAAATGATTACGATGGCGAATTCCGCTACAATGTACACCCTACGCCATCTCTGCAAGGAATGGATCGGGACGGATGTGTGGTTTATATCGGCAATTTTTCCAAAGCATTTTCTCCAGCACTTCGCTTGGATTACATGGTACTTCCGAGGCAATTGCTCGGGCGATATTTGGAAGCATTCCAGGCGTATCCTTCTCCGGTTTCCCGCCATTTGCAACGGAGCATGCAGTTGTTCATGCAAAAGGGTTACTGGGAAAAGCATGTCCGAAAAATGCGCACCGTCTATCACCGCAAGCATGATGCATTGCTTCGGGCGATACAGACCTACATGCCCCAGGAAGTCCGAGTATTGGGACAGTCAGCAGGGCTGCATATTTTGCTGGAGGTAGATACTTCCCGAACGGAGAAAGAGCTGATCGAGCTGGCGCGTGCGGCTGATGTTCGCGTTTATCCGAGCGGCCATAACTGGGCCAATGATCCGACGAATGCACGGCCGCGCATCATCGTTGGATTTGGTGGAGTGGAGGAACAAGACATTGCGGTAGGAATCAGTCGTTTGGCAGAAGCTT